From one Candidatus Sulfotelmatobacter sp. genomic stretch:
- a CDS encoding EAL domain-containing protein: MTVALAVLLVLVIAAAAVWATRMLAVVRSARATADDAIERRFNVLETVGDGLYIVDESMRITHVNEEAERLLRAMAGSLVGETLDAVVDPLGSELVPDIRYARRTGNVVESVHAFPTSRTWVEVRIKPAAAETLILLRDVTERMRAETMLRENEQRMRLVTQNVDAVLWTTDRDARFTNVAGGALHELELDPERMVGQPCEALLSEHVLEEVFAGESVRIVTARGERWLRHHLEPLRDNEKRVLGAVGVSLDITELKRTQQQLFESAHRDRLTGLPNRLSLEQRLNAALETASLDDRRFALLYVDLDRFKTINDTLGHGVGDAVLREVASRLREALHPRDVIARPGGDEFIVLVPSVVDAGDADATAQRILRVLKTPLTVLGRELFVTASVGAAIFPDHGRTAEAIVAHADAAMYRAKAMGGSRHAIYDATIEAAASERLALENDLWHALGRDELRLFFQPIVDLATKKVTGCEALIRWNHRTRGLVEPGTFIPIAEETGAIVALDRWVLREACKAVAKIRKTHPAFRVAINLSPRDLREQDLPDAVAAMLVEHELTPDALTLEVTEHVALDDAVVPALRRLCAIGMRIEVDDFGTGYSSLAYLKRLPVTGLKIDRAFIADIADDAYDQAIVGSIVSVAKALGLSVTAEGIETDAQSEFVTALGCVEAQGYRFGRPVTYDQLLRTLPPTPPSLRLVRGA; the protein is encoded by the coding sequence GTGACGGTCGCGCTGGCGGTGCTGCTCGTCCTGGTGATCGCCGCGGCGGCGGTCTGGGCGACGCGCATGCTGGCGGTCGTGCGTTCCGCCCGGGCCACCGCCGACGACGCGATCGAGCGCCGCTTCAACGTGCTCGAGACGGTCGGCGACGGGCTGTACATCGTCGATGAGTCGATGCGCATCACCCACGTCAACGAAGAGGCGGAGCGGCTGCTGCGGGCGATGGCCGGGAGCTTGGTCGGCGAGACGCTCGACGCGGTCGTCGACCCGCTCGGCTCCGAGCTGGTGCCGGACATTCGCTACGCGCGGCGCACCGGCAACGTCGTCGAGAGCGTGCACGCGTTTCCGACCAGCCGCACCTGGGTCGAGGTGCGCATCAAGCCGGCCGCAGCCGAAACGCTGATCCTGCTGCGCGACGTCACCGAACGAATGCGCGCCGAGACGATGCTGCGCGAGAACGAGCAGCGCATGCGCCTGGTGACGCAGAACGTCGACGCGGTCCTGTGGACGACCGACCGCGACGCGCGTTTCACCAACGTCGCGGGCGGCGCGCTGCACGAGCTCGAGCTGGATCCGGAGCGGATGGTCGGCCAGCCGTGCGAGGCGCTGCTCTCGGAGCACGTCCTCGAAGAGGTCTTCGCCGGCGAGTCGGTCCGCATCGTCACCGCGCGCGGCGAGCGCTGGCTGCGCCACCACCTCGAGCCGCTGCGCGACAACGAGAAGCGCGTGCTCGGCGCGGTCGGCGTCTCGCTCGACATCACCGAGCTCAAGCGCACGCAGCAGCAGCTCTTCGAGAGCGCGCACCGTGACCGGTTGACCGGGCTCCCCAACCGGCTCTCGCTCGAGCAGCGCCTCAACGCCGCGCTCGAGACGGCCAGCCTGGACGACCGCCGCTTCGCGCTACTCTACGTCGACCTCGACCGCTTCAAGACGATCAACGACACGCTCGGCCACGGCGTCGGCGACGCCGTCCTGCGCGAGGTCGCCAGCCGCTTGCGCGAAGCGCTGCACCCGCGCGACGTCATCGCGCGCCCAGGCGGCGACGAGTTCATCGTGCTGGTCCCGTCGGTCGTCGACGCCGGCGACGCGGACGCGACCGCGCAGCGTATCTTGCGCGTGCTCAAGACGCCGCTGACCGTGCTCGGCCGCGAGCTGTTCGTCACCGCCAGCGTCGGCGCGGCGATCTTTCCCGATCACGGCCGCACCGCGGAAGCGATCGTCGCTCACGCCGACGCCGCGATGTACCGCGCCAAAGCGATGGGCGGCAGCCGCCATGCGATCTACGACGCCACGATCGAAGCGGCGGCGTCGGAACGCCTCGCGCTCGAGAACGACCTCTGGCACGCGCTCGGGCGCGACGAGCTGCGCCTGTTCTTCCAGCCGATCGTCGACCTGGCGACCAAGAAGGTCACCGGCTGCGAGGCGCTGATTCGCTGGAACCACCGGACGCGCGGGCTGGTCGAGCCGGGCACCTTCATCCCGATCGCCGAAGAGACCGGCGCGATCGTCGCCCTCGACCGCTGGGTCTTGCGTGAAGCCTGCAAGGCCGTCGCCAAGATCCGCAAGACGCATCCTGCCTTCCGGGTCGCGATCAACCTCTCGCCGCGCGATCTGCGCGAGCAAGACCTGCCGGACGCCGTCGCCGCGATGCTGGTCGAGCACGAGCTCACGCCCGACGCCCTCACGCTCGAGGTGACCGAGCACGTCGCGCTCGACGACGCCGTCGTGCCGGCGCTGCGCCGACTATGCGCGATCGGGATGCGCATCGAAGTCGACGACTTCGGCACCGGCTACAGCTCGTTGGCGTACCTCAAGCGGCTGCCGGTGACCGGGCTGAAGATCGACCGCGCGTTCATCGCCGACATCGCCGACGACGCCTACGACCAGGCCATCGTCGGCTCGATCGTCAGCGTCGCCAAGGCGCTCGGTTTGAGCGTGACCGCCGAAGGGATCGAGACGGACGCGCAGAGCGAGTTCGTGACCGCGCTTGGGTGCGTCGAGGCGCAGGGCTATCGTTTCGGCCGGCCGGTCACCTACGACCAGCTGCTGCGCACCCTGCCCCCGACGCCGCCCTCGCTGCGGCTGGTGCGCGGCGCCTAG
- a CDS encoding TonB-dependent receptor, with protein sequence MLIFILVAAGPLSAYAANSNAFLNGTVTNAGQPVAGAVVTASGNNLTLHATTDAKGAFEFPPLPLGTYVLRVHSGDLQGAISVDVGASGSVVQIPLVREIGEVVVHPQQIPTAVIQGSGSDVVLNTTQLTQMPYNNNFSEMEIQQPGAVRGANGVVHMNGDHGVIDYLIDGVPLPQELNRDIGGEINLNDLSFIDLIEGAYPAQYGLKFGSVFNMDTRAGTGPAGFYGNGSFGSYTTGQGTLGYHAPLAGGGGYDISVSGLQTTRGLDPPNLGSPHNDASALGTFLRMTLPAGKDFTNITFIDSKSGYQIPNDVDNGEPGNTDDNETQADTFFTAQYHHLLGDTGVLTFGPAYKVSRIQDFGDPANDWAYGEALNVEAPPYGNGGSSTDCATALTNPAVSYLPTTCAFSLNDTRTAIDYIFQTDYNQRFGKHTVAAGGEYDLTRVLKYYEITLQPGNFLAPLETPGTPDAPTPVVDDAPNLGTIYSTYAQDSWRMSDLWGVDYGLRYDFYTIRSTGYDEGFGSFSPRLKLTRYWGDRASLYAYIGRFFEPPSFENVSPSAAYLLNLPLQPTIAQFDLKPERDTDLELGGHVPFGSGSLGFRVWQKNANDLIDDTQVGVTLLHQDINYVLGRLSQEAVNYVQPLARNGRAYFSVAHVMSLNSGCETQLLAPCFGQPTGYTPADHEQNWTINSGVLLNNRHGGWFSADGEYGSGLSSTLNPATITCAGPDYMFNVGGPCKRTPHITFDVEDGIAVSPSTAVTFDIRNLLNDRYYVTYINAQGNHYAPPRTFEIGLRVKS encoded by the coding sequence TTGCTCATTTTTATTTTGGTCGCCGCCGGACCGCTCAGCGCGTATGCCGCCAACAGCAACGCGTTCTTGAACGGGACGGTCACGAACGCAGGCCAACCAGTCGCCGGTGCGGTGGTCACCGCGTCCGGCAATAACCTCACGCTCCACGCGACGACGGACGCCAAAGGCGCCTTCGAATTTCCGCCACTCCCGCTCGGCACGTACGTCCTGCGGGTGCACAGCGGCGACCTCCAGGGCGCGATCAGCGTCGATGTGGGTGCGAGCGGCTCGGTAGTCCAGATACCGCTCGTCCGCGAGATCGGTGAGGTCGTCGTTCATCCTCAGCAAATACCGACCGCGGTCATCCAAGGCAGCGGCAGCGACGTGGTCTTGAACACGACTCAGCTCACGCAGATGCCGTACAACAACAACTTCTCCGAGATGGAGATTCAGCAGCCTGGCGCCGTACGCGGCGCAAACGGCGTGGTGCACATGAACGGCGACCACGGCGTGATCGACTACCTCATCGACGGCGTGCCGCTCCCGCAGGAGCTCAACCGCGACATCGGCGGGGAGATCAATCTGAACGATCTCTCGTTCATCGACCTGATCGAAGGGGCTTACCCGGCCCAGTACGGGTTGAAATTCGGCTCGGTGTTCAACATGGACACGCGCGCCGGCACCGGACCCGCCGGTTTCTACGGCAACGGCTCGTTCGGCTCATATACGACCGGACAGGGAACGCTCGGCTATCACGCACCTCTCGCCGGCGGTGGCGGGTACGACATCTCGGTTTCGGGTCTGCAGACGACCCGCGGCCTGGACCCGCCGAACCTCGGCTCGCCGCACAACGACGCGAGTGCGCTCGGCACGTTCCTGCGCATGACCCTGCCCGCGGGCAAGGACTTCACGAACATCACGTTCATCGACAGCAAGAGCGGCTATCAAATTCCGAACGACGTGGACAACGGCGAGCCCGGGAACACGGACGACAACGAGACGCAAGCGGACACGTTCTTCACCGCGCAGTACCACCACTTGCTCGGCGATACCGGCGTGCTCACGTTCGGTCCGGCGTACAAGGTGTCGCGCATTCAAGACTTCGGTGACCCGGCCAACGACTGGGCATACGGCGAAGCGCTCAACGTCGAGGCTCCGCCGTACGGAAACGGGGGCAGCTCGACCGATTGTGCCACCGCGCTCACCAATCCCGCGGTCTCGTACTTGCCGACGACCTGTGCCTTTTCGCTGAACGACACGCGGACGGCGATCGACTACATTTTCCAGACCGACTACAACCAGCGGTTCGGGAAGCACACGGTCGCGGCCGGTGGTGAATACGACCTCACGCGCGTGCTCAAGTATTACGAGATCACGTTGCAGCCGGGGAACTTTCTCGCCCCGCTCGAGACGCCGGGTACGCCGGACGCTCCGACGCCGGTCGTCGATGACGCACCGAACCTCGGTACGATCTACTCTACCTACGCGCAAGACAGCTGGCGCATGAGCGACCTGTGGGGCGTCGACTACGGCTTGCGATACGACTTCTACACGATCCGGTCGACCGGGTACGACGAAGGCTTCGGATCGTTCAGCCCGCGGCTGAAGCTCACGCGCTACTGGGGCGATCGCGCGAGTCTGTATGCATACATCGGCCGCTTCTTCGAGCCGCCGTCGTTCGAGAACGTTAGCCCGTCGGCCGCGTATCTGCTGAACCTCCCGCTTCAGCCGACGATCGCGCAGTTCGACCTCAAGCCGGAACGTGACACGGACCTGGAGCTGGGCGGACACGTTCCCTTCGGGTCGGGAAGCCTCGGTTTCCGCGTGTGGCAGAAGAATGCGAACGACCTCATCGACGACACGCAGGTTGGCGTCACCTTGCTCCACCAGGACATCAATTACGTGCTTGGCCGACTTTCGCAGGAAGCCGTGAACTATGTCCAGCCGCTGGCCCGAAATGGCCGTGCGTACTTCTCGGTGGCGCATGTCATGTCGCTCAACAGCGGCTGCGAGACGCAGCTCTTGGCGCCGTGCTTCGGGCAGCCGACCGGCTACACGCCGGCTGACCACGAGCAGAACTGGACCATCAACAGCGGCGTGCTGCTGAACAACCGCCACGGCGGCTGGTTCTCGGCCGACGGCGAATACGGAAGCGGCCTCTCGTCAACGCTGAATCCCGCCACGATCACGTGCGCCGGCCCCGACTACATGTTCAACGTCGGCGGCCCGTGCAAGCGAACGCCGCACATCACGTTCGACGTGGAGGACGGTATCGCGGTCTCGCCGTCCACCGCGGTAACCTTCGACATCCGCAACCTGCTCAACGACCGCTACTACGTCACGTACATCAACGCGCAGGGCAATCACTACGCGCCGCCGCGCACGTTCGAGATCGGCCTCCGCGTGAAGAGTTGA